One genomic region from Spirulina subsalsa PCC 9445 encodes:
- a CDS encoding ATP-binding protein has protein sequence MKSLIVDDARYNLEPLEQVLRSRNYQITRCSDVNAAWEIFAQEVFPWVWIALGDELAPRLHLCQEMRSRFPQLLCIAIISSENPTILEPWLNHGGNDYLILPASPEQINLRLTIWSKHIQPQISSLERFQSLDTASLRPLHPDTIKRAALMQFPYIATHHLRQTLIQFKKQLSELLEQPRQIPLDTAANDYLTSILDRANLMQQLVGDLLIDTQSQLQEATPNPVIHQDYVIVNSNFTIKEFSDNATHFSDGKYILKKGEDIRKVFPEFIGSEQNLLQILKGKHKSFELLGVGRFDEQDHPLYFDIHVLKYPENIAGKRCLIVLLNNATERMVFQQKLVQTANETQLLLKKLSSTKDYINQIILSMADALIVTTKTGLIKKINPATQKLFGYRELELLGQPITKIFAPHYFDVLRDQQQNHILSSTEIICCKKTGEKLSVSFSCSRIETDEGMEEFVYVGRDITERKQAEIKIKNLNYSLQERTQELELVNEELESFSRTVSHDLKTPLSHIEFFNQMLLEEYGDCLDNEGKDYLEQIRKSCVRMRQMIHDLLQLAHVTRTELTIGQVDLSQMAEKIIKDLQRNSPQREAVCSIAPNLIVYGNEGLLQVALENLLGNAWKYTKKQPKTKIEFGVLSSQVRRAENLEYNGEDETQRVYFIRDNGAGFNMEYADKLFTTFGRLHSQREFEGTGIGLTTVQRIIQRHGGKIWAEAEVNQGASFYFTLKIN, from the coding sequence ATGAAGAGCTTAATAGTAGACGATGCAAGGTACAACCTAGAACCCTTGGAACAAGTCTTGCGATCGCGAAATTATCAGATCACCCGTTGTTCTGATGTCAATGCCGCTTGGGAAATCTTTGCCCAGGAAGTGTTTCCTTGGGTCTGGATTGCCTTGGGGGATGAGTTAGCCCCTCGTTTACACCTCTGCCAAGAAATGCGATCGCGCTTTCCCCAACTCCTCTGTATTGCCATCATCTCCAGCGAAAACCCCACCATCCTTGAACCTTGGCTCAATCATGGTGGTAACGATTATCTCATTCTTCCCGCCTCTCCCGAGCAGATTAACCTCCGTCTTACCATTTGGTCCAAACACATTCAACCGCAAATTTCCAGTCTAGAGCGCTTTCAATCCCTCGATACTGCCAGTTTACGCCCCCTCCATCCCGACACCATTAAACGGGCTGCCTTGATGCAGTTTCCCTACATTGCAACCCACCACCTCCGCCAAACCCTCATTCAATTTAAAAAACAACTGTCTGAACTCCTAGAACAACCCCGACAAATCCCCCTAGATACAGCTGCTAATGACTATTTAACCAGCATTTTAGATCGGGCGAATTTAATGCAGCAATTAGTCGGCGACTTACTCATTGATACCCAATCCCAATTACAAGAAGCCACCCCTAACCCCGTCATTCATCAGGATTATGTTATTGTTAACAGTAACTTCACCATTAAAGAATTTTCCGACAACGCAACCCACTTTTCTGATGGAAAATATATCCTCAAAAAAGGAGAAGACATCCGAAAAGTTTTTCCTGAATTTATTGGCTCAGAGCAAAACTTATTGCAAATATTAAAAGGTAAACATAAATCCTTTGAACTCCTAGGAGTAGGACGTTTTGATGAGCAAGATCACCCCCTCTATTTTGATATTCATGTTCTGAAATATCCAGAAAATATAGCAGGTAAACGATGCTTGATTGTTTTATTGAATAATGCGACAGAACGTATGGTCTTTCAGCAAAAACTCGTTCAAACAGCCAACGAAACACAACTATTACTTAAAAAACTTTCTAGCACAAAAGACTACATCAATCAGATCATTTTGTCAATGGCTGATGCTTTAATTGTCACCACGAAAACCGGACTGATCAAAAAAATTAACCCCGCTACCCAAAAACTGTTCGGTTATCGTGAGTTAGAATTATTAGGGCAACCTATTACTAAAATATTTGCGCCTCACTATTTTGACGTTCTGCGGGACCAACAACAAAATCATATATTGTCCTCTACTGAAATTATCTGTTGCAAAAAAACAGGTGAAAAATTGTCAGTTTCTTTCTCTTGTTCTCGCATAGAAACTGACGAAGGAATGGAAGAATTTGTCTATGTTGGTAGAGATATTACCGAGCGTAAACAAGCCGAAATTAAAATCAAAAATCTGAATTACTCCTTACAAGAGCGCACCCAAGAACTTGAATTAGTTAACGAAGAACTTGAATCCTTTTCCCGCACTGTTTCCCATGACTTAAAAACTCCCCTTTCCCATATCGAGTTTTTTAATCAGATGCTATTAGAAGAATATGGTGATTGTTTAGATAATGAAGGAAAAGATTATCTGGAGCAAATTAGAAAATCCTGTGTAAGAATGCGCCAGATGATCCACGATCTTCTACAATTAGCCCATGTTACCCGCACTGAGTTAACCATTGGTCAAGTTGACTTAAGTCAGATGGCGGAAAAAATTATAAAAGATCTGCAACGGAATAGTCCTCAACGTGAGGCCGTCTGTTCTATTGCCCCCAACTTAATTGTTTATGGCAATGAGGGATTGTTGCAAGTTGCCCTAGAAAACCTCTTAGGCAATGCTTGGAAATATACAAAAAAACAACCAAAAACTAAAATTGAGTTTGGGGTATTGTCTAGTCAAGTAAGACGAGCTGAAAATTTAGAGTACAATGGGGAAGATGAAACCCAAAGAGTCTATTTCATCCGTGACAATGGCGCAGGATTTAATATGGAATATGCAGACAAATTATTTACCACCTTTGGGCGGTTACATTCTCAAAGAGAATTTGAAGGAACAGGCATTGGTTTAACTACAGTTCAGCGCATTATTCAACGACATGGAGGTAAGATTTGGGCAGAAGCAGAAGTCAACCAAGGGGCAAGCTTTTATTTTACACTCAAGATCAATTAA
- a CDS encoding STAS domain-containing protein, with amino-acid sequence MNIVLRPQRDLDIKGASLLQQKVVNLLPAPDNSCWVIDLVQVNSINHFGLTALMAVRRAARQYKCRLYLLNVKQQVRYMLEITELDKEFKIIESLEEVFDSGIRLLLC; translated from the coding sequence ATGAATATAGTTCTACGCCCCCAACGGGATTTAGATATTAAAGGTGCTTCTTTGCTTCAGCAAAAAGTGGTTAATTTGTTACCTGCACCCGATAATTCTTGCTGGGTCATTGATTTAGTTCAAGTGAATTCAATTAATCACTTTGGCTTAACTGCTTTAATGGCTGTCCGTCGGGCTGCCAGACAGTATAAGTGCCGTTTATACTTGTTAAATGTCAAGCAACAAGTGCGTTATATGTTGGAAATTACCGAGTTAGACAAAGAGTTTAAAATTATTGAAAGTTTAGAGGAAGTTTTTGATTCTGGGATTCGGTTGCTCTTGTGTTAA
- a CDS encoding CobW family GTP-binding protein, producing the protein MQTVDPKNNPVHNMDIPKVGLPVTIITGFLGSGKTTLLNHILTNQEGLKTAVLVNEFGEIGIDNELIVSTGDDMVELSNGCICCTINEDLVNAVYRVLERDDKIDYLVVETTGLADPLPVALTFLGTEIRDMTRLDSIVTVVDCENFSLDLFNSEAAYSQIAYGDVILLNKVDLVDEANVDALEVRIRDIKSEARILRTTRSQVPLPLILSVGLFESDKYFDQMEDDHDHDHHHHHHHDHDHDHEDHVCDETCDHDHGHDHHHHHHHHYHSDHLENDGFTSISFSSDRPFAIRKFQSFLDNQLTSNIFRAKGILWFEESPNRHIFHLSGKRFSIEDDEWKGEKKNQLVLIGQDLDHDKLLQQLKDCLVES; encoded by the coding sequence ATGCAGACAGTCGATCCTAAAAACAACCCAGTCCACAATATGGACATTCCTAAAGTTGGTTTACCCGTTACGATTATTACAGGATTCCTTGGCAGTGGTAAAACCACTCTCCTTAATCATATTTTGACGAACCAAGAAGGCCTGAAAACGGCGGTTTTGGTCAATGAATTTGGGGAAATTGGTATTGATAATGAACTAATCGTCAGCACAGGCGATGATATGGTAGAACTGAGCAATGGCTGTATTTGCTGCACGATTAATGAAGATTTAGTGAATGCAGTGTATCGGGTCCTAGAACGGGATGATAAAATAGATTATTTGGTGGTTGAAACTACCGGATTAGCTGACCCTTTACCTGTGGCTTTAACTTTTTTGGGGACGGAAATTCGGGATATGACCCGGTTGGATTCTATTGTCACGGTGGTAGACTGTGAAAACTTCAGTCTGGATTTATTTAACAGTGAAGCGGCCTACAGTCAAATTGCCTACGGTGATGTGATTCTATTGAATAAAGTGGATTTAGTAGATGAGGCCAATGTAGACGCGCTGGAGGTCAGGATTCGGGATATTAAATCTGAGGCGCGAATTTTACGCACGACTCGTTCACAAGTGCCGTTACCCCTTATTTTAAGTGTGGGTTTATTTGAGTCGGATAAATACTTTGATCAGATGGAAGATGACCATGATCATGATCATCACCATCACCATCACCATGATCATGATCATGACCACGAGGATCATGTTTGTGATGAAACCTGCGATCATGATCATGGTCATGATCATCACCATCACCATCATCACCATTACCACTCAGATCACCTAGAAAATGATGGTTTTACGTCAATTTCGTTTAGTAGTGATCGACCTTTTGCGATTCGCAAATTCCAGTCTTTCTTAGATAATCAGTTAACGTCTAATATTTTCCGGGCCAAGGGGATTCTCTGGTTTGAAGAAAGTCCCAATCGTCATATTTTCCATTTAAGTGGTAAGCGGTTTTCAATTGAGGATGATGAGTGGAAAGGGGAGAAAAAGAATCAATTGGTTTTGATTGGTCAGGATTTAGATCATGATAAACTGCTTCAACAGTTGAAGGATTGTTTAGTGGAGAGTTAA
- a CDS encoding glycosyltransferase family 87 protein, whose amino-acid sequence MKRKNITTLIVILFWGFLAVFSTLLNIPGWILAVPIILLLLHFKERTSQYNWSQATLLWGINLGLLMLLFYHLFTIVINNIKKLPDWDFLAFWLGGKAAVSGLNLYDANVLKSLVISFDLTNYIGEGFTRSFLCCGFPYPPPSILLFIPLGWFEPREALLLWYTVNILILILTITLLWQIFLKHHKILGLLVTTSLILTIFGVKSNLLFAQTNFIVLLTILMYWRNQSKIIGGVWLGLGILIKPFVTLLLVYVIARRQWRVLVSAFAVLIGLTALTLVIIGVKPFHTYLTDAPYSALPFEVYIEPINGSLLANILRLTNYTPSGGSPIFHPLHIALGLLLGLTTLWVCLNINQKHEQWSFMSMLMFSLIIYPGSLLHSSVINIIPILFLWGNREKVENGHWWLLGLITMEYMLLHNQYMFIANMLLWIVLTGINLSLIHPQQFSKLKALINQS is encoded by the coding sequence ATGAAACGAAAAAATATCACCACGTTAATAGTCATTTTATTCTGGGGATTTCTGGCCGTTTTCTCCACACTCTTAAATATTCCGGGCTGGATATTAGCTGTTCCCATCATTTTGTTATTGTTACACTTTAAAGAGCGGACTTCTCAATATAACTGGAGTCAAGCTACATTATTATGGGGGATTAATCTAGGATTGTTAATGCTATTGTTCTATCATCTTTTTACGATTGTTATTAACAACATCAAAAAGCTTCCAGACTGGGATTTTTTAGCTTTTTGGCTAGGAGGAAAAGCCGCCGTTAGTGGTCTAAATCTTTATGATGCTAATGTTCTGAAATCCTTGGTGATCTCCTTTGATTTGACCAATTACATTGGCGAAGGATTCACACGCTCTTTTCTCTGTTGTGGTTTTCCTTACCCTCCCCCCAGTATCCTGTTATTTATTCCCCTAGGTTGGTTTGAGCCTAGAGAGGCTTTACTTTTATGGTATACGGTTAATATTTTAATCTTAATTTTAACCATTACTTTGTTATGGCAGATTTTTCTAAAACATCATAAAATATTGGGATTATTAGTAACAACTAGCTTAATTTTAACTATTTTTGGGGTAAAAAGTAACCTCCTATTTGCTCAAACTAACTTTATAGTTTTACTCACGATTTTAATGTATTGGCGTAACCAGTCTAAAATCATAGGGGGGGTTTGGTTAGGATTAGGTATTTTAATTAAACCCTTTGTTACCTTACTATTGGTTTATGTAATTGCCAGACGACAATGGAGAGTTTTAGTCTCAGCTTTTGCCGTATTAATTGGACTTACAGCACTGACCTTAGTAATTATTGGAGTCAAGCCATTTCATACTTACTTAACTGATGCTCCCTATTCTGCTTTACCTTTTGAAGTATATATTGAACCAATCAATGGGTCACTGTTAGCGAATATATTACGTCTTACAAATTATACACCCTCTGGGGGTTCACCGATTTTCCATCCCCTGCATATTGCCTTGGGATTATTGTTAGGTTTAACAACTTTGTGGGTATGTCTTAATATCAATCAGAAACATGAGCAATGGAGTTTTATGTCTATGCTAATGTTTTCTTTAATTATCTATCCCGGTTCTCTTTTACATTCGAGTGTAATTAATATTATCCCGATTCTCTTTTTATGGGGAAATCGTGAAAAGGTAGAAAATGGGCATTGGTGGTTACTGGGGCTGATTACGATGGAATATATGCTACTGCATAATCAATATATGTTTATTGCCAATATGTTACTCTGGATTGTGCTAACTGGAATTAATTTAAGCCTAATTCATCCTCAGCAGTTTTCAAAACTAAAAGCCCTGATCAATCAATCATAG
- a CDS encoding DUF3727 domain-containing protein, which yields MSSSQFFPEPEQSNREVVHLYDEEGRSLPCFVEQAFFHKDDQYLLLLPVDSPITIIAWDSDEDDSEATWVEDSEELQTVFPDAKAVLAEQNLVLNYAGYTLTVAGELPETEEDSILTLEIETETGQVESEEFQFLTHFYHEDQEYEIYTPLNPLLLFGKRRHNEKVELLTAEELEEIQPYLEEFLVQTLEQEDMN from the coding sequence ATGTCCTCTTCCCAATTTTTTCCAGAACCGGAGCAATCGAACCGCGAAGTAGTTCATCTTTATGATGAGGAAGGGCGATCGCTACCCTGTTTTGTCGAACAAGCTTTCTTTCATAAGGATGACCAGTATTTACTCCTACTCCCCGTAGACTCTCCCATTACGATCATTGCTTGGGATAGTGATGAAGACGATTCCGAGGCCACTTGGGTGGAAGATTCCGAAGAACTCCAGACAGTCTTTCCCGATGCCAAAGCAGTCTTAGCCGAACAGAATCTAGTCTTGAACTACGCCGGATATACCCTCACGGTGGCGGGAGAATTACCCGAAACCGAAGAAGATAGCATCTTAACCCTAGAAATTGAAACCGAAACGGGTCAAGTTGAGTCAGAAGAGTTTCAATTCCTGACCCACTTCTACCATGAAGACCAAGAATATGAAATTTACACCCCACTTAATCCCCTCCTGTTATTTGGCAAACGCCGCCACAACGAAAAAGTCGAATTGCTGACGGCCGAAGAATTAGAAGAGATTCAACCCTATCTCGAAGAATTCCTAGTCCAAACCCTTGAACAAGAGGACATGAATTAA
- a CDS encoding protein kinase domain-containing protein has product MTPTLLNNRYLIINKLGQGGFGETFLAKDTHMPSQRICVVKKLQPIGHKPAVYQLVQERFQREAAILEKLGTEQAQIPQLYAYFVESNQFYLVQEYIQGQPLSKRMYQGTLSSPEAREVLIGLLPILQYIHTEGIIHRDIKPDNIILRQSDLKPVLIDFGAVKETMGIEVNSEGKMTSSIVIGTPGFMPSEQAAGRPIFSSDLYGLALTIVALLTGKHPSDLIDPQTGEIKWRHQVSNLDLELAAVLDRALEYHPRDRFRSAQDMLDALHPVTPTVVASPPPNITPTPSKIFPLWLFAAIIGTIVGVSGVVAIMFLNASNTPQKPPTASTPSTPSTPATPATPATPATPATPATPSTPATPATPSTPSVSPFYFLADSAYENRENAQQRLGQLRQAGYNSAGEFWIPDYANLSGRPYYQVYAGKFDQRDRCIERLRQHGQKIPDAYCSFASPNPNHSPDVVKFQDLPTDTPASNTKPSPAQAVRDYYATINRRNYSSAWEQLSPDFHRKHSNNRYSDYTNWWESVENVEVQQVQVIENTGETATVITQLRYQLKNGQTSRDRLRFRLQWDTNREIWVFQESVRL; this is encoded by the coding sequence ATGACACCCACCTTATTAAATAATCGCTACCTCATTATCAATAAACTCGGTCAAGGGGGCTTTGGTGAAACTTTTTTGGCCAAAGATACCCATATGCCATCCCAGCGTATTTGTGTGGTAAAAAAACTACAACCTATTGGTCATAAGCCCGCCGTTTATCAATTAGTACAAGAACGCTTTCAACGGGAAGCCGCCATTTTAGAGAAACTCGGCACAGAACAAGCCCAAATTCCCCAACTTTACGCCTATTTTGTGGAAAGCAATCAGTTTTATCTGGTGCAAGAATATATTCAAGGACAGCCCCTCTCTAAACGGATGTATCAAGGAACGTTAAGCAGTCCAGAAGCGCGGGAAGTCCTGATTGGTTTATTACCCATCTTACAGTATATTCACACAGAAGGCATTATTCACCGTGACATTAAACCCGATAATATTATTTTGCGTCAGTCAGACCTTAAACCCGTTCTGATTGATTTTGGTGCGGTTAAAGAAACTATGGGAATTGAGGTCAATTCTGAGGGAAAAATGACTTCTTCTATTGTTATTGGGACTCCCGGTTTTATGCCCTCAGAACAAGCCGCAGGACGACCCATTTTTTCCAGTGATTTATATGGCTTGGCTTTAACAATTGTTGCCCTTCTGACGGGTAAGCACCCCTCGGATTTAATTGACCCACAAACCGGGGAAATTAAGTGGCGACATCAGGTTTCTAACCTAGATTTGGAATTAGCGGCAGTGTTAGATCGTGCTTTAGAGTATCATCCTCGCGATCGCTTCCGCAGCGCACAGGATATGTTAGACGCATTACATCCCGTTACCCCTACAGTTGTCGCTAGTCCTCCCCCTAATATCACTCCCACCCCCTCAAAAATCTTCCCTCTGTGGCTGTTTGCCGCCATTATAGGGACAATTGTAGGCGTGAGTGGGGTGGTAGCCATTATGTTCTTGAACGCCTCTAATACCCCCCAAAAACCCCCCACTGCTTCGACTCCCTCAACTCCCTCCACCCCCGCGACTCCCGCAACTCCCGCGACTCCCGCGACTCCCGCAACTCCCGCGACTCCCTCAACTCCCGCGACTCCCGCGACTCCCTCAACTCCTAGCGTTTCCCCCTTCTACTTTTTAGCAGATTCTGCCTATGAAAACCGGGAAAATGCTCAACAGCGCTTGGGGCAGTTGAGACAGGCAGGATATAACAGCGCGGGGGAATTTTGGATTCCTGACTATGCCAACTTATCCGGTCGGCCTTATTATCAAGTTTACGCGGGGAAATTTGATCAGCGCGATCGCTGCATTGAACGATTGCGACAACACGGACAAAAAATCCCCGATGCCTACTGTTCTTTCGCCAGCCCTAACCCCAACCATAGCCCCGATGTCGTCAAATTCCAAGACCTACCAACAGACACCCCAGCTTCTAATACTAAACCCTCACCTGCTCAAGCCGTGCGAGACTATTATGCAACAATTAACCGTCGTAACTATAGCAGCGCCTGGGAACAACTTTCTCCCGACTTCCACCGCAAACATTCCAACAATCGTTACAGTGACTATACAAACTGGTGGGAAAGTGTAGAAAATGTGGAAGTTCAACAAGTCCAAGTGATCGAAAATACCGGAGAAACCGCAACCGTTATCACCCAACTCCGTTATCAACTCAAAAATGGTCAGACCTCAAGAGATCGGCTTCGTTTTCGCTTACAATGGGACACAAACCGGGAAATCTGGGTATTTCAAGAAAGTGTTCGCCTTTAA
- the mltG gene encoding endolytic transglycosylase MltG encodes MTLLRRLSQWTYPLLLLPLMIGVAGLHGATWWYWAISPVVDGEDISPEETQIQLEITTGTSTRQIGQDLEATGMIHSAWAWNIWAFWLAWQNREGGFQAGVYTMTPTQSMPEIARRIWEGVVEDSRVTLPEGWSLEQMGAEFERRQYFTQAEFMAATQEMPSPEEFPWLPPDLPHLEGFLYPDTYQFPQGATPQQVIRILLARFQEVALPLYEAAQENQDLTLQEWVTLASMVEKEAAVAQERPRIAGVFLNRLSQGMRLESDPTVEYGTGIRQTPDQPLTLDQVRQPSPYNTYLNEGLPPTPISSPGVDSLRAVLNPERTEYLFFVANYDGTHVFSRTLEEHEAATQRIRQERERQRQLETDTESL; translated from the coding sequence ATGACCCTCTTGAGAAGACTTTCCCAATGGACTTATCCCCTTCTCCTCTTGCCTTTAATGATTGGAGTGGCGGGATTACATGGTGCGACTTGGTGGTACTGGGCGATTTCCCCTGTGGTAGACGGAGAGGATATCTCCCCCGAAGAAACCCAGATTCAACTGGAAATTACCACCGGAACATCCACCCGGCAAATTGGCCAAGATTTAGAAGCCACCGGGATGATTCATTCGGCTTGGGCTTGGAATATTTGGGCATTTTGGCTCGCTTGGCAAAATCGAGAGGGGGGTTTCCAAGCGGGGGTTTATACCATGACTCCTACCCAGTCCATGCCAGAAATTGCCCGCCGTATTTGGGAGGGGGTAGTGGAGGATTCCCGTGTCACCCTGCCGGAAGGTTGGTCATTAGAGCAAATGGGGGCGGAGTTTGAGCGGCGGCAATACTTCACTCAGGCGGAGTTTATGGCCGCAACGCAGGAAATGCCCTCCCCCGAGGAGTTTCCTTGGCTACCGCCGGATTTACCCCATTTAGAGGGGTTTTTATACCCCGATACCTACCAGTTTCCCCAAGGTGCTACACCCCAACAGGTGATCCGAATCCTGTTAGCCCGTTTTCAGGAGGTGGCATTACCGTTATATGAAGCGGCACAGGAGAATCAAGATTTAACCTTGCAAGAATGGGTGACGTTGGCGAGTATGGTAGAAAAGGAAGCCGCCGTTGCCCAAGAACGCCCCCGTATTGCGGGAGTCTTTCTCAATCGTCTCTCTCAGGGGATGCGTTTAGAGTCCGATCCAACCGTTGAATACGGCACAGGGATTCGTCAAACCCCCGATCAACCTTTGACCTTAGACCAGGTGCGCCAACCCTCCCCCTATAATACCTATCTGAATGAGGGTTTGCCCCCTACTCCCATTAGTAGCCCCGGAGTGGATAGTTTAAGAGCAGTTCTCAATCCCGAAAGGACGGAATATCTGTTTTTTGTGGCTAATTATGACGGGACTCACGTTTTTAGCCGCACCCTAGAAGAACATGAAGCGGCTACACAACGCATCCGTCAAGAACGAGAACGCCAACGCCAACTAGAAACAGATACAGAATCGTTATGA
- a CDS encoding sulfotransferase domain-containing protein produces the protein MTKPNFFIVGAPKCGTTAMHSYLEQHPEIFMLNIPDSPENMAGGKREIHFFGSDLNFSRPTLEEYLSYFSGASGKKVRGESSVFYLYSKQAAQEIKQFNPESKILIMLRNPLEMMYSWHSQLVFWGDETIADFETALKAENTRKNGTGIPIQRDHPIECFFYSQIACYTEQIKRYLDTFGRENVQIIIFDDFKQDTPAIYRKTLQFLGCRDDFEADFKVINANRQVRNLAVQQFLRRPPKSLRLMVRSLIPSPIRKRLRGVLEKYNIEQKSRSPLSPELNASLQKEFRSEIEKLSELLNRDLMAWVEGSGSPLN, from the coding sequence ATGACAAAACCGAATTTTTTTATTGTTGGCGCTCCCAAATGCGGCACAACAGCGATGCACAGCTATTTAGAACAACATCCAGAAATTTTTATGCTTAACATCCCTGACTCACCGGAGAATATGGCCGGGGGGAAAAGGGAAATTCACTTTTTTGGCAGTGATTTAAATTTTAGCAGACCAACTCTTGAGGAATATCTCAGTTATTTTAGTGGGGCTAGTGGGAAAAAAGTTCGGGGAGAATCATCTGTATTTTATCTCTATTCTAAGCAGGCTGCACAAGAAATTAAGCAGTTTAATCCTGAGTCAAAAATTTTAATTATGCTCAGAAATCCTCTAGAAATGATGTATTCTTGGCACTCACAGTTAGTTTTTTGGGGGGATGAAACTATTGCTGATTTTGAAACAGCTTTAAAGGCAGAAAATACCCGAAAAAACGGGACGGGAATTCCGATCCAAAGGGATCATCCTATTGAATGCTTTTTTTATTCTCAAATTGCTTGTTATACGGAACAGATCAAGCGATATCTAGATACTTTTGGACGGGAGAACGTACAGATTATTATCTTTGATGATTTTAAGCAAGATACCCCGGCTATTTATCGCAAAACTTTGCAGTTTTTAGGCTGTCGAGATGATTTTGAAGCAGATTTTAAGGTCATTAATGCCAATCGTCAAGTCCGCAATTTAGCGGTTCAACAATTTTTACGTCGTCCCCCTAAGTCGTTGCGTTTGATGGTTCGTTCTTTGATTCCTTCTCCTATCCGAAAACGCTTAAGGGGTGTTTTAGAAAAATACAATATTGAACAAAAATCCCGTTCACCTCTCAGCCCTGAGTTAAACGCGAGTTTGCAGAAAGAATTTAGGTCAGAAATTGAAAAATTGAGTGAGTTATTAAATCGGGATTTAATGGCTTGGGTGGAGGGCAGTGGCAGTCCGTTAAATTAA